A stretch of the Corvus moneduloides isolate bCorMon1 chromosome 8, bCorMon1.pri, whole genome shotgun sequence genome encodes the following:
- the PLEKHA1 gene encoding pleckstrin homology domain-containing family A member 1 isoform X7, whose amino-acid sequence MNAGMRKYFLQANDQQDLVEWVNVLNKATKITVPKQSDPLCQMDNANRQAESPAGKKQVSYRTEIVGGVPIITPTQKEEVSEGSEGADRNYLKRSQSHLPYFAAKHPPDNAIIKAGYCVKQGAVMKNWKRRYFQLDENTIGYFKSELEKEPLRVIPLKEVHKVQECKQSDIMMRDNLFEIVTTSRTFYVQADSPEDMHSWIKAISGAIVAQRGPGRSAASEHPESSSEPGHAVRPAGPAAASSHSTAPHGSPLVPTPHPKPPALEKRGFHESFTKAKPGSYKIQAVAPRESTSKVTERGPWEPRSKNGTQEQDPGLVDLDDASLPVSDV is encoded by the exons GTACCAAAGCAGTCTGATCCTCTCTGTCAAATGGATAATGCCAATCGGCAAGCTGAAAGCCcagctggaaagaagcaagTCTCTTACAGGACAGAAATTGTTGGTGGTGTTCCCATCATTACTCCCACCCAG AAAGAAGAAGTCAGTGAGGGCAGTGAAGGGGCTGACAGGAATTATTTGAAGCGGTCACAAAGTCACCTTCCTTATTTTGCTGCTAAGCATCCCCCAGATAATGCCATTATCAAAGCTGGTTACTGTGTGAAACAAGGAGCAGTG ATGAAGAACTGGAAGAGAAGGTACTTTCAGCTAGATGAAAACACAATAGGATATTTCAAGTCTGAACTG gaaaaggaacCTCTCAGGGTTATACCACTAAAGGAGGTCCATAAAGTTCAGGAGTGCAAACAGAG TGATATAATGATGAGAGACAATCTCTTTGAAATTGTAACAACTTCTCGAACCTTTTATGTGCAg GCGGACAGCCCTGAGGACATGCACAGCTGGATCAAGGCGATTTCTGGGGCCATCGTGGCACAGCGGGGACCTGGGAGATCAGCAGCTTCC GAGCATCCCGAGTCTTCTTCCGAACCCGGCCATGCTGTCCGTCCTGCCGGCCCAGCCGCAGCCAGCTCACATTCCACAGCCCCTCACGGCAGCCCTCTGGTCCCAACccctcaccccaaaccccctgcctTGGAGAAGCGAGGATTTCACGAGTCTTTTACCAAGGCCAAGCCAGGGAGCTACAAGATCCAGGCTGTCGCTCCAAGAGAATCAACTTCCAAAGTGACTGAACGGGGCCCCTGGGAACCCCGGAGCAAAAATGGCACTCAGGAACAGGATCCTGGCCTTGTGGATCTGGATGATGCAAGCCTTCCAGTTAGTGATGTGTAG